One Hordeum vulgare subsp. vulgare chromosome 4H, MorexV3_pseudomolecules_assembly, whole genome shotgun sequence DNA window includes the following coding sequences:
- the LOC123448762 gene encoding uncharacterized protein LOC123448762: MARLPGLRCCDLAARGSLPPLGLACRPRRSPRASPLRYSSLQAGDSFGEDVLRMFLEDRQTNGDLVSKVADMVLRRNDTGLDVIEATTDHENAEDVGQLEDFREDVMSQGVVGFEASGDFMSGDTSLTARRRLSALAGQKESDKRKEFNLLRYEAIKDELLLLTVGIGAACTVYCVLVFSLEAGISYAFGVAFSWLYLQLLYRRADSLSKEDVPEVFLKKKVKKIGIRSEDLKDTLDKTLGGSLFVLSSPRLIIPAVIFGLSTFSSHFQNNIFNFELVPGMMGFFAYKAAALVQVYRDNDDLRLILPEDDPDYS, from the exons ATGGCGAGGCTTCCCGGTCTGCGTTGCTGCGACCTTGCCGCCCGcggctccctccctcctctcggCCTTGCCTGCCGCCCTCGCAGGTCGCCCCGCGCCTCGCCTCTACGCTACTCGTCTCTCCAAG CCGGTGACAGTTTCGGGGAGGATGTCTTGCGCATGTTCCTTGAGGATAGGCAGACGAATGGGGACTTGGTGTCCAAAGTCGCTGACATGGTTTTGAGGAGAAATGACACAGGTCTTGATGTGATAGAGGCTACCACGGACCATGAAAATGCTGAAGATGTTGGACAACTTGAAGAT TTCAGGGAGGATGTTATGAGTCAAGGAGTCGTGGGATTCGAGGCAAGTGGAGATTTTATGTCCGGTGATACCAGCCTTACTGCGAGAAGGAGGCTTTCTGCTCTG GCTGGGCAGAAAGAAAGTGATAAAAGGAAGGAATTCAACCTTCTGAGATATGAAGCA ATCAAGGATGAACTTTTGCTCTTGACCGTTGGAATTGGAGCCGCTTGCACTGTATATTGTGTCCTAGTCTTCTCTCTGGAG GCTGGTATCAGTTACGCTTTTGGAGTTGCTTTCAG CTGGTTGTATCTTCAACTTCTGTATCGACGCGCAGATAGCCTGTCAAAGGAAGATGTTCCTGAAGTTTTTctaaagaagaaagtgaagaa AATCGGCATTCGAAGCGAGGATTTGAAGGATACATTAGATAAGACATTGGGTGGCTCTCTGTTTGTTCTTTCATCCCCAAGGCTTATAATTCCTGCAGTGATTTTTGGACTGTCAACCTTTTCTAGTCATTTTCAAAATAACATTTTTAACTTTGAG CTTGTTCCAGGGATGATGGGGTTCTTCGCGTACAAGGCCGCAGCTTTGGTACAAGTCTACAGAGATAACGATGATCTTAGATTGATACTCCCCGAAGATGATCCTGACTACAGCTGA
- the LOC123448763 gene encoding ABSCISIC ACID-INSENSITIVE 5-like protein 2, whose translation MGTQAMPSGGAISRQGSLCSLTLSDVEGQLHGVNLDDLLRTAGSARKTADEVWRDIQGGTQMTLEDYLSRPGADAGGAHWAEQYNPAAPVPGQQRHTNVGRPLPRPLGVGAGPVLDALYHDHDHDHDGATMSGRKRAAAGGPGEKTVERRKKRMIKNRESAARSRARKQAYTNELENKISRLEEENQQLRSYKAFEPVVHCVPQQEPKNQLRRRNSASF comes from the exons ATGGGAACTCAGGCAATGCCGTCCGGTGGGGCCATCTCGCGCCAGGGCTCGCTCTGCAGCCTCACGCTGAGCGACGTCGAGGGCCAGCTGCACGGCGTCAACCTCGACGACCTCCTCCGCACGGCCGGCTCGGCTAGGAAGACGGCTGACGAGGTGTGGCGGGACATCCAGGGCGGCACCCAGATGACGCTGGAAGACTACCTGTCCAGGCCCGGTGCCGATGCGGGGGGCGCCCACTGGGCCGAGCAGTACAATCCCGCTGCCCCGGTGCCGGGGCAGCAGCGCCACACCAACGTCGGGCGTCCCCTGCCGCGGCCGCTAGGGGTGGGCGCCGGGCCGGTGCTGGACGCGCTgtaccacgaccacgaccacgaccacgacgggGCCACCATGTCCGGACGGAAGCGTGCCGCCGCGGGCGGCCCCGGGGAGAAGACGGTGGAGCGGCGGAAGAAGCGGATGATCAAGAACCGGGAGTCGGCGGCGAGGTCGCGCGCGAGGAAGCAG GCGTACACGAACGAGCTCGAGAACAAGATCTCCCGGCTGGAAGAGGAGAACCAGCAGCTCAGGAGTTACAAG GCATTTGAACCGGTGGTGCACTGTGTGCCGCAGCAGGAGCCAAAGAACCAGCTCCGCCGGAGGAACTCGGCCAGCTTCTGA